Proteins encoded together in one Solanum lycopersicum chromosome 7, SLM_r2.1 window:
- the LOC101255811 gene encoding mitogen-activated protein kinase kinase kinase 18-like, with protein sequence MDWIRGNTIGHGSTAAVSAAKSRFSGEVFAVKSVELSKSQLLQKEQKILSELISPYIVRYKGYDVTKEKDKLMFNLRMEYMPDGTLSNEIRKQGGRMNEPLIGYYTKQIVQGLEYLHSRGVAHCDIKGQNILLGETGAKLADFGCSRWIDPAERDGGANSIGGTPMFMAPEVARGEEQGFAADIWGVGCTMIEMATGGSPWNNVTNAASLLYKIAFSEQSPEIPKFLSSQARDFLNKCLRRDCEERWTAKQLLKHPFLESNSTIIQNFVTSSPTSILDQDIWNSETTILETVICPVQRVRELISDSGELNCRWTDDERWMTVRIKS encoded by the coding sequence ATGGATTGGATCAGAGGCAATACTATAGGCCACGGATCCACCGCCGCCGTCTCCGCCGCCAAATCACGTTTCTCAGGTGAAGTTTTTGCTGTTAAGTCAGTGGAGCTATCAAAGTCACAGTTGTTGCAAAAGGAGCAGAAAATTCTTTCCGAATTGATCTCCCCTTATATAGTTAGGTACAAGGGGTATGATGTTACCAAAGAGAAGGATAAACTCATGTTTAATCTTAGGATGGAGTATATGCCGGACGGTACACTTTCCAATGAAATTCGAAAACAGGGTGGTCGGATGAACGAACCGTTGATCGGGTATTATACCAAGCAAATTGTACAAGGATTAGAGTACTTACATTCAAGAGGCGTAGCACACTGTGACATAAAGGGGCAAAACATTTTATTAGGTGAAACCGGTGCCAAACTTGCTGATTTTGGATGTTCCAGGTGGATTGATCCGGCGGAGAGGGACGGAGGTGCAAACTCAATTGGAGGAACGCCGATGTTCATGGCACCAGAGGTGGCGCGTGGGGAAGAACAGGGGTTTGCAGCTGATATTTGGGGAGTGGGATGTACAATGATTGAAATGGCTACTGGTGGATCGCCATGGAATAATGTGACAAACGCAGCTTCATTACTTTACAAAATTGCATTTTCAGAGCAATCCCCTGAAATTCCAAAATTCCTCTCTTCACAAGCAAGGGATTTTTTAAACAAATGCTTGAGAAGAGATTGTGAAGAAAGATGGACAGCTAAACAACTCCTCAAGCATCCATTTCTTGAATCAAATTCTAcgataattcaaaattttgtgaCGAGTTCACCAACAAGCATTTTAGATCAAGACATATGGAATTCAGAAACAACGATATTAGAAACAGTTATCTGTCCTGTGCAAAGGGTAAGAGAATTAATTTCGGATTCAGGTGAATTGAATTGTAGATGGACTGATGATGAGAGATGGATGACAGTTAGAATTAAGTCATGA